The following is a genomic window from Coriobacteriaceae bacterium.
TCGCCCGCTTTGCATAGGGAACTCGAACAATCTAGGTAAGCAAAACCGCCCCGTCCTCAAAACCGAGAACGGGGCGGTTTTTGGTGCAAGGGGAGTAGTCAGCACCGCAGGTTGAGCCAACGTCAGCGAGCGACGTCCAAGGCGAACAAGTTGGCATGAAAAAGGCAGGGCATTGACCTTCTGGTCATGCCCTGCCTTTTGAATGACAAATTGTCGCCTTGGGCGGCGCGCAGCGTCGAGCCGTTACGGCGTTTGGTAAAACGCCGTAACTTAGTAGTTGGCCTCGTAGCCGTTACCGTCGCCGGTGGGCTCTTCGTAGTAGTCCGAATCGCTCGAATCGCCTGAGTCATCGGAATCGTCAGAGCTGACCGATGAAGTTGCGGTACCGTTTGCGTAGTCGTCAGACGTGTTGTTGTTCAGGTCGCCGATCGTAGAACTGGAACCGTCGGAAAGACCCATGGTGTTGGGACCCTTGGGATCCTTGCCGGCATCGACGCGCTCCATCATTTCCTTGAGCTCGTCCTCGTAGACAGAGACGTAGCTCACACCGTCGATCATGGTGCTGTCGTCGGCGTACGAGGGCAGGTTGGCCGAGTAGATACCGTCGACATCCATACCGCGCATGGCGTTGACCGTAGCCACGATATCCTGAACGCTCATATCGGTTACGAGCATATCGGACAGCGAATTAACCAGGCCAAAAATCTTCGTGGCATCGAAGTTATTGAGAATCTGGTTGGCAAGGGCGCCAAGCACCTGACGCTGGTGGCGCATGCGCGTGTAATCGCCGTCGGCATAGGTGTAGCGGCAGCGGGCATAGGTAAGGGCGGTGGCACCGTCCATATGCTGCTGGCCAGCGGTAATCTTAATATCCAGGTGCTCGGGGTCGTCAACATCATCGGTTGCGTTAATGTCGATACCGCCAACCGAATCAATCAGCGCCTGCATACCGTCGAAGCTGACCTCGGCATAGTGGGAAATCTGAACACCGCACAGCTCGTTGACCGCCTCGACCATGGCCTCGGCGCCGCCAACGGTATGGCAGGCGTTGATCTTCATGGTCTCGCCCTTGTACTCGACCTTGGTGTCGCGCGGAACGGAAATGAGCGTCGCCTGCTTTTGCGTGGGGTCGATGCGTGCCAGGATAATCGAGTCGGCACGATACGTATCCTCGCCCGGACGGCCGTCGGTGCCAAGAAGCAGCACGTAGAACGGATCCTTTGCCTCATCGGTGTCAACCAGAACCCGACGCAGATTATCGGTAATGACATTAGAATCGCCGAGCTTGCCCATAATGGTAGCAAACCACAGGCCGGCAGCGGTAGTGGCACTCAGCAGCACACCAAGCACGACAATGAGCGCGACGTGACGAATCGTGTGGCTACGACGACGTTGACGAGCGCGCTCGGAATAGCGAGCCACGTTATCGCGACTGTAGATCTTGGCCTGCGCACCAGTTGAGGGTCTTCGGGCGGTGGTATCCGCGAGGGGCTTTTTATTAAACATAGGCAACCTGCATTAGTAGATGACGGGATCGGGAACAGTGGCGTGCTCGACATGAGCGCCAAGCGCCTGCAGCTTTTCGACAAACTGCTCATAGCCGCGCTTAATGTGATGGATGGCCGAGACCTCGGTCGTGCCGTCGGCAATGAGGCCGGCAACGACGAGTGCCGCGCCACCACGAAGATCCGGTGAGGTTACCTGAGCGCCGGAGAAGCCCTTGACGCCGTGAATCATGGCGTGGTGGCTCTCGATGCGAATATCGGCACCCATGCGCACCAGCTCGGATGCAAACATAAAGCGATTCTCGAAGATGTTCTCGGTGATAACGGAGCTGCCGTCGGCCAGGGCGGAGAGCACCATGATCTGCGCCTGCATATCCGTGGGGAAACCGGGGAACGGGAGCGTCTGGATATCGACCGGCTTGATGCGCTCGGCACGGTTCACATGGACGCCATCCTCGACGCGCTCGCAGTCGATGCCCATGAGCTCCATCTTCTTGAGCACCATGCCCAAGTGAATGGGGCAAAAGCCTGTGACGTCGACACCGCAATCGTCGGCCATCAACGCACCGGCAACGATAAAGGTACCGGCCTCGATACGGTCGCCCACCACGCGATGGGTAACGGGATGCAGCTCCTCCACGCCCTCGATGGTCACGACAGGCGTACCGGCGCCGACAATCTTGGCACCCATTTCGTTGAGCATGTTGGCGAGATCGACGATCTCGGGCTCACGGGCGGCATTATCGATTACCGTGGTACCCTGCGCGCGCACGGAGGCCATGATGAGGTTCTCGGTCGCACCGACACTGGCAAACTCGAGCGTGACGGTGGTACCGTGCAGGCCCTGGGGCGCGTTGGCGTTGATATAGCCGTGGGCGGTATCGAACTCAACGCCCAAGGCCTCAAGACCCAAGATATGCATATCGATCTTGCGAGCACCCAGGTTGCAGCCGCCGGGCATGGCGATCTTGGCGCGATGGAAACGGCCCAGCAGGGGTCCCATCACGGCAGTGGAAGCGCGCATCTTGGCAACGAGCTCGTAG
Proteins encoded in this region:
- the murA gene encoding UDP-N-acetylglucosamine 1-carboxyvinyltransferase; its protein translation is MDIIRVEGGHAIGGSVPVSGAKNSALKLMAATLLAPGKTTLQNVPDISDVHVMGKVLKGMGATIDVLDEHTLEIDTSRVDSWEAPYELVAKMRASTAVMGPLLGRFHRAKIAMPGGCNLGARKIDMHILGLEALGVEFDTAHGYINANAPQGLHGTTVTLEFASVGATENLIMASVRAQGTTVIDNAAREPEIVDLANMLNEMGAKIVGAGTPVVTIEGVEELHPVTHRVVGDRIEAGTFIVAGALMADDCGVDVTGFCPIHLGMVLKKMELMGIDCERVEDGVHVNRAERIKPVDIQTLPFPGFPTDMQAQIMVLSALADGSSVITENIFENRFMFASELVRMGADIRIESHHAMIHGVKGFSGAQVTSPDLRGGAALVVAGLIADGTTEVSAIHHIKRGYEQFVEKLQALGAHVEHATVPDPVIY
- a CDS encoding LCP family protein translates to MFNKKPLADTTARRPSTGAQAKIYSRDNVARYSERARQRRRSHTIRHVALIVVLGVLLSATTAAGLWFATIMGKLGDSNVITDNLRRVLVDTDEAKDPFYVLLLGTDGRPGEDTYRADSIILARIDPTQKQATLISVPRDTKVEYKGETMKINACHTVGGAEAMVEAVNELCGVQISHYAEVSFDGMQALIDSVGGIDINATDDVDDPEHLDIKITAGQQHMDGATALTYARCRYTYADGDYTRMRHQRQVLGALANQILNNFDATKIFGLVNSLSDMLVTDMSVQDIVATVNAMRGMDVDGIYSANLPSYADDSTMIDGVSYVSVYEDELKEMMERVDAGKDPKGPNTMGLSDGSSSTIGDLNNNTSDDYANGTATSSVSSDDSDDSGDSSDSDYYEEPTGDGNGYEANY